In Porites lutea chromosome 1, jaPorLute2.1, whole genome shotgun sequence, a single genomic region encodes these proteins:
- the LOC140933573 gene encoding uncharacterized protein, with protein sequence MNWVVSSLAIACLCLFLVVQTNGHRCSEYEKMFGCKDSRNIPVKSYECTEYEKLFGCKDSKRENLKRHLRVSERIPEAHRSPVPLPDEGWNLKMESGFKHRKRALLNYKYQDQKQEH encoded by the exons ATGAATTGGGTGGTGAGCTCGTTAGCAATTGCTTGTCTCTGCCTGTTTTTGGTTGTACAAACAAACGGTCATAGATGCAGTGAATATGAGAAAATGTTTGGATGCAAG GACTCAAGGAACATCCCCGTAAAAAGTTATGAATGCACTGAATATGAGAAACTCTTTGGATGCAAG GACTCTAAACGCGAAAACCTTAAAAGGCATCTCCGAGTCTCAGAAAGAATTCCAGAAGCTCATCGCTCTCCAGTTCCGCTTCCTGATGAAGGATGGAACTTAAAGATGGAAAGCGGCTTCAAGCACAGGAAAAGAGCATTACTGAACTACAAATACCAAGATCAAAAGCAGGAACACTGA
- the LOC140931122 gene encoding sushi, von Willebrand factor type A, EGF and pentraxin domain-containing protein 1-like: MPSVAFYWLMMQAYSWNMNNEPPSIRCPYDFTNSAEPGKATRRVEWRQPLTTDNQDRFPTVLSSPKNIVSPHQFPIGVTRIVYTATDDSGNSQSCVFTVTIIDTEPPKITCPKNIKVIKNTAGPVVSVHWPMPHYEDNSEKPVTLFTESVQGSGFRVGQHFIKYEARDQAGNTAFCTFTITVLGLGCPSYPPPFNGLLACAALASLDGTVCTPQCNDNKDFRRIPANLYICQPQTGRWNVWDFRPTVSRMLPWPDCTGDDNSDFPRKGERWQSLKGSCSRDPTAQRQAKKNLIRGIEATFGGSMGLLEKDVNIMCGKTGDKRSVADR; encoded by the exons ATGCCCTCAGTAGCATTCTACTGGCTGATGATGCAAGCTTATTCCTGGAACATGA ACAACGAGCCTCCTAGCATAAGATGCCCGTATGACTTCACTAACAGTGCAGAGCCTGGAAAAGCGACAAGAAGGGTGGAGTGGAGGCAGCCGTTGACCACGGACAATCAGGACAGGTTTCCTACGGTTTTGAGTTCCCCGAAAAATATCGTGTCACCTCACCAGTTCCCCATTGGCGTTACTCGTATAGTATATACTGCTACTGACGACAGCGGCAATTCACAATCCTGTGTGTTCACTGTTACAATAATAG ATACTGAGCCCCCAAAGATCACGTGCCCCAAGAACATAAAAGTTATAAAGAATACTGCTGGTCCAGTTGTGTCCGTTCACTGGCCCATGCCACATTACGAAGATAACTCAGAGAAACCTGTGACTCTGTTTACGGAGTCTGTACAAGGATCAGGGTTTAGAGTGGGTCAACATTTCATCAAATACGAAGCAAGAGACCAAGCCGGAAACACAGCGTTTTGTACCTTTACTATTACAGT TTTAGGTTTGGGATGTCCATCTTACCCTCCACCGTTTAACGGTCTTCTTGCCTGCGCAGCGCTGGCGTCTTTGGATGGGACTGTATGTACGCCTCAGTGTAATGACAACAAGGACTTCAGAAGAATCCCGGCCAACTTGTACATCTGTCAGCCTCAAACAGGACGCTGGAACGTCTGGGACTTTCGCCCAACTGTATCGAGAATGTTACCTTGGCCTGATTGTACAG GTGACGATAATTCTGATTTTCCGCGTAAGGGAGAACGCTGGCAGAGCCTTAAGGGCAGCTGTTCCCGCGATCCTACTGCTCAGCGGCAGGCCAAAAAGAATCTCATACGAGGCATTGAAGCTACCTTCGGGGGGAGTATGGGTTTATTGGAAAAGGACGTCAACATTATGTGTGGCAAAACTGGCGACAAACGAAGCGTGGCCGACAGGTGA